A part of Haloarchaeobius sp. HME9146 genomic DNA contains:
- the aglM gene encoding UDP-glucose 6-dehydrogenase AglM, which translates to MNVSIIGSGYVGTTAAACLADFGHDVVNVDIDEDIVASINAGESPVHEPGLDELIAEHAGDRLRATTDYESVLETDVTFLAVGTPSREDGSIDTSVVEAATEMLGETLAEKDGKHLVIVKSTVVPGTTDGTVAPLLAEAGDLTIGEDVHVAVNPEFLQMGSAVENFQTPEKIVFGTPEGDEWALDTLHELFAPIVEAADPAIVETGLREGEMIKYANNAFLASKVSLINDLGNICKEFDVDSYEVADAIGLDDRIGERFLRSGLGWGGSCFPKDVAAIIAAAKNQGYEPPLLEAAVEVNDLQPIRLLDLLADHVDLDGARIAVLGLSFKPGTDDVRGTRALPVIEGLQERGASVVAYDPVATDSFREKYDHVDIEYADSAVAALDGADGCVVVTDWDEFAALDDEFDAMADPVVVDGRHVIGRRDGIEYEGLTW; encoded by the coding sequence ATGAACGTCAGCATCATCGGCAGTGGGTACGTGGGGACCACGGCCGCCGCCTGTCTCGCAGACTTCGGCCACGACGTGGTGAACGTCGACATCGACGAGGACATCGTCGCCAGCATCAACGCAGGCGAGTCGCCGGTCCACGAGCCCGGTCTCGACGAGCTCATCGCCGAACACGCGGGCGACCGCCTGCGGGCGACGACGGACTACGAGTCGGTTCTCGAGACGGACGTGACCTTCCTCGCGGTCGGGACGCCCTCGCGCGAGGACGGGAGCATCGACACGTCCGTGGTCGAGGCGGCCACCGAGATGCTTGGCGAGACGCTCGCCGAGAAGGACGGCAAACACCTCGTCATCGTCAAGAGCACGGTCGTCCCGGGGACGACCGACGGGACCGTCGCGCCCCTGCTGGCGGAGGCCGGCGACCTGACCATCGGCGAGGACGTCCACGTCGCGGTCAACCCCGAGTTCCTCCAGATGGGGTCCGCCGTCGAGAACTTCCAGACGCCCGAGAAGATCGTCTTCGGAACCCCGGAGGGTGACGAGTGGGCGCTCGACACGCTCCACGAACTGTTCGCGCCCATCGTCGAGGCTGCCGACCCCGCCATCGTCGAGACCGGCCTGCGCGAGGGCGAGATGATCAAGTACGCCAACAACGCGTTCCTCGCGAGCAAGGTGAGCCTCATCAACGACCTCGGCAACATCTGCAAGGAGTTCGACGTCGACTCCTACGAGGTCGCCGACGCCATCGGCCTGGACGACCGCATCGGCGAGCGGTTCCTGCGCTCCGGGCTCGGCTGGGGTGGCTCCTGCTTCCCGAAGGACGTTGCAGCCATCATCGCCGCCGCGAAGAACCAGGGCTACGAGCCGCCCCTGCTCGAGGCCGCGGTCGAAGTGAACGACCTGCAGCCTATCCGCCTGCTGGACTTGCTCGCGGACCACGTCGACCTCGACGGTGCCCGCATCGCGGTCCTTGGCCTCTCGTTCAAGCCCGGGACCGACGACGTGCGCGGGACCCGCGCCCTGCCCGTCATCGAGGGACTGCAGGAGCGTGGTGCCAGCGTGGTCGCCTACGACCCGGTCGCGACCGATAGCTTCCGCGAGAAGTACGACCACGTCGACATCGAGTACGCGGATTCGGCAGTGGCCGCCCTCGACGGGGCTGACGGCTGCGTGGTCGTCACCGACTGGGACGAGTTCGCCGCGCTCGACGACGAGTTCGACGCGATGGCCGACCCAGTTGTGGTCGATGGTCGACACGTTATCGGCCGGCGGGATGGAATCGAGTACGAAGGACTGACCTGGTAA
- a CDS encoding PQQ-binding-like beta-propeller repeat protein, producing MRRRALLTALATGGTTAIAGCSSGGGSCELPPSTVDRPRDRWPTAGYVPTNTAYAPAGPAESTVQWLTGRDEGDGEYLIGYFSTPLVGDGQVYTAMLDYDLFDADTRHDESGFVVAFDDETGTEAWRLELPRLAGGSPSLAGDRLFVGDSGGGLHAISTDGEFIWTKNLGAPARGCTVAGSTLYVIDNSGAVHGFTLDGDRCWQHDPSSVLDGILGGESYAVNSAPAVDASGVYATVHVNPNSRDDRTARVLAFDHGGSQRWHYDFPASYQPPNTPTVVDGTVVATAGNQIHAIDAESGDRQWRFVTGHDHTGAPATDGDRVYVGAKNLYALSLSDGTEQWRVVNEATEGSVGYENGAPFMARPAVTDDAVYLRAGAFDPEDGSRLWGDFANEHAVEDGVQRDYGWRPMVSPSVTADALYLAHQTEGVLKLA from the coding sequence ATGCGCCGCCGCGCCCTCCTCACCGCTCTTGCTACCGGCGGGACAACAGCCATCGCCGGGTGTAGCTCCGGCGGTGGCTCCTGTGAGCTCCCGCCGTCGACGGTCGACCGCCCACGTGACCGGTGGCCCACAGCAGGCTACGTCCCGACGAACACCGCCTACGCCCCGGCCGGTCCTGCGGAGTCGACGGTCCAGTGGCTCACCGGCCGAGACGAGGGCGACGGCGAGTACCTCATCGGCTACTTCAGCACACCCCTCGTCGGCGACGGGCAGGTGTACACCGCGATGCTGGATTACGATCTGTTCGACGCGGACACGCGCCACGACGAGTCAGGCTTCGTCGTCGCGTTCGACGACGAGACGGGCACTGAAGCGTGGCGACTCGAACTCCCCCGGCTGGCCGGCGGGTCGCCGTCGCTCGCGGGCGACAGGCTGTTCGTCGGCGATTCGGGTGGCGGCCTCCACGCCATCTCGACCGATGGGGAGTTCATCTGGACGAAGAACCTCGGGGCACCGGCCCGAGGGTGTACCGTCGCAGGGTCGACCCTCTATGTCATCGACAACTCGGGGGCGGTCCACGGGTTCACGCTCGACGGTGACCGCTGCTGGCAGCACGACCCGTCCAGCGTCCTCGACGGCATCCTCGGCGGGGAGTCCTACGCCGTCAACAGCGCCCCGGCGGTCGACGCCTCGGGTGTCTACGCCACGGTCCACGTGAACCCGAACTCGCGGGACGACCGGACCGCCCGCGTCCTCGCGTTCGACCATGGCGGGAGCCAACGATGGCACTACGACTTCCCGGCCAGCTACCAGCCGCCGAACACGCCGACCGTCGTCGATGGCACGGTCGTCGCGACAGCCGGAAACCAGATACACGCCATCGACGCGGAATCGGGCGACCGCCAGTGGCGGTTCGTCACTGGGCACGACCACACCGGCGCGCCGGCCACCGACGGCGACCGCGTCTACGTCGGCGCGAAGAACCTCTACGCGCTCTCGCTGTCGGACGGGACCGAGCAGTGGCGCGTCGTCAACGAGGCCACGGAGGGGAGTGTCGGCTACGAGAACGGCGCGCCCTTCATGGCTCGCCCGGCGGTGACCGACGACGCGGTGTACCTTCGAGCAGGGGCGTTCGACCCGGAGGACGGGAGCCGGTTGTGGGGCGACTTCGCCAACGAGCACGCCGTCGAGGACGGCGTCCAGCGAGATTACGGCTGGCGGCCGATGGTCTCGCCGTCGGTGACCGCCGATGCCCTGTACCTCGCCCACCAGACGGAGGGGGTGCTGAAACTCGCATGA